atggtacgcagaccatatttgaattgaaaaacaattttggtactttagaccaattacattcaaattaatggtacgcagaccatattttctatcctatttgggccatactagtcacttcataacctgcaaaacagtacatatacaatatataccattcacccattcagtatcatgaatggcccacatagctggttagtaaaacacattatgcatcacataaacatttgcagcaattaatcaagggcaccaataatctacaaattattcagtccttattaattctaatcaagttgttttaaccttaaggatttgtagacctaatcaagagtttatgaccaaaagggctcccacttaaaccaataaattcatatgctttactaattttaaacataaaaatgtatttctagtctaaccgaaaacatacaaatttaattaaaatttaaagctcatataaatttataattgaatccacatatttaatttattttcagtcgtatttaaattaattcatgattttaattttagtaaaataattaaaataaatgaaatttattataattataatattcaaaattaaaatccaagaaaacaattaaaattattaattttaaaattaattaaaattacgtaaactgaaattttcaaattaaaattttaaaactcgacaatcgtgacatgacgagcacttgggcttgcgcccaagccccgtcgagtgcacgacccatcgatgtccatggcacaacgtcgcagcagccacgcgcaaggcagcaaggcaagccacgcttgcgcgcagcctgcctgcccatagcatcgcagcagctacgatgctcctcgctcgctcgctcaaggccacgcgttgtggtgcgcagagcagcgatcgctgggcgaccagcactcgctcgctcgcgcgcccacagcgtgccatggcttcgccccatcgcccatcgcgcacagcgttcgacacaaggcagggctgctgccttgtgctcgcgcgccatcgccttgctcgctgcattcgtactgcgtgggcgacgagctcccttgctcgtcgtcgcacacccgcactatacaacaccccttaagggtaacacgtagcgtccattgctttgtgcgtgcaagttttatgagcgattgcttaaaaattaaaaaaaatttaattcaaaattaatgacgaattaataaaacatattaatttcataattttagggcgaaaaatcaaaaatttattaattaattgatttccgattaacatggattcaagtctaggtcataaaaatttaaaatttaaaacaaatttacaatttttatggtggtttttaatcataggtatctaattaaattattaactaattatgaaaatcaaattaattctaaattattccaattttcaacaaattaatcataattacaaattagattgcataattaacaaggttaggcattcaaacttgttaaacatatacagtaggtcaatcaaaaattcaagatttatcaacaagaatcgcaaatatttaatttaacatcttaaatttacaaaattttgcgttcgaaaaactaaaacctccgaaaagtcatagttaggcttcgaatttgagaattctgggttcggccaaaaaatagtaattttgtcaaaattttagaatgccttttacatgcggaattgacacaaatatcactcgatttggatgagtaacgaagaaactgccgaaaaactgcgtacatataattaaataaacgcaatttgcaattaattaacaattacgaaaattaatcaccccttataattcttgcaaatttgtaatatttaaccatgtttatgcaatttagattatgaaaataataagaggctcgtgataccactgttaggttatgatacatatgacaatacataaatcatgcggaaaaaccataaagccaggaaagcatattatttacacataatcatttagcatagtatagatgcatacactttgtagcgtgccttccctagctgcgcccgaaccgaacaagaacaagtctttaggactccaagtgtcgtccctccgtagatagtccacagtacgtccggatccgcctcaagattgaccaactagaatcgcccttaaggtgcttaggaattttcggctattagtgcaagagagtggctgaattttctttcaaaaacttaccctttgaatacttcaatcgtgcgtataaattatgaccctaggcccttatttatagaggtttggaaagggaattggaatcctagtaggatatgatttaattaaacttagaatcctacaaggactctaattaattaaataatcctaataggaataggagtttaatcatacaccaaatcctaatagatttaggaattgtgcatggacacaaacacacacgcacggagccatgagggcgcccgcacgcgtgcgctcggcccacgcagcccacgctgggcggccttgccttggcgcgctgggcctgccttgcggtgggcctggcgctgccttgggctgggcgttggcacgcgtccttgcttgctgggcgatggcctggcttcgtgctgggccttcgttcggcaggcctcgtccgatgcttattcgtacgatacgcttccgattaaattcccggttccggatttcatttcgatacgaacaatatttaatatttccgattccggaattaatttccgtttcgaacaaatatttaatatttccgtttccggaactattttccgattccgataatatttccgattctgacaatatctccgtttccggcaatatttccgattccggcaatatttccatttccgataatattttccgatacgtaccatgtttccgtttccggcaacatctacgacttggataatatttatatttccgatacgatccatatttccgtttccggcaatatcatcgtttccggagtattcttttcttgcttgtgactatctcagctcccactgaaactgagatccgtcgattccgaatatccatagatagagtatttaatgccattaaatacttgatccgtttacgtactatttgtgtgaccctacgggttcagtaaagagtaagctgtagattaatatcattaattccacttgaactgaagcggcctctagctaggcattcagctcacttgatctcactgaattattaacttgttaattaatactgaaccgcatttattagacttaacattgaatgcatacttggactaagggcattatttccttcaaagttTTGGTTTGAGATGGAATTTAATGTGAAGTTTGGGTTTTTCTCTTGTTACTCGACTGTTGTTGATGTTCGTTGTGAGAGCTAAAATACTTTCCTGAGTTTCTAAATCACTTAGAGTTGGAACTTCTCGAAGACTTACTGGAAAATAGTTGGTCTGGTGTTCTAATGCTAGCTATCCTCGTTGGTGTCCGTATCTTCTTCTAGCACTCTAGGCAGACAATCCAATGTTGTTATGCTGGAGATGGGACAATTACTTCTGTTGTTCTTGCACAAGGTCTAATCGCATGAGTTAAGGTTCGTTAATGAAGATGCTTTGTGAGACCCACTTGATTCAATGATTGCGTGTGTAATACATATTTACGTTGagtttttcttttcccttttttctgGCTAGGTGGTTGCAGTGGGTGCGAACCCCGTTCTGATCACCCGGGGTATTGAGAAGACTACTAAAGCATTAGCAGCTGATCTCAAGTTGATGTCAAAAGAGGTAATATCACAAGCAATTTACCCTTTTTGAGTATGCTAACTGTTATAAATGTGTAGTTACCAGTAAGCATAAATGATCATTTGCAGGTAGAAGACAGTGAACTAGCTGATGTAGCAGCTGTCAACGCTGGCAACAACCCTGACGTGGGGAGTATGATTGCTAAAGCAATGAGCAAAGTTGGAAGAAAAGGTGTTGCGACTCTTGAAGAAGGAAAAAGTGATGAGAACAGTCTCTATGTTGTTGAAAGGATGCAGTTTGACCGTGGTTATAATTTCACCTTATTTTGTTACTGATGCTAAGAAAATGACTGTGGAGTACGAGAACTGCAAGGTTTTCAAGTTTTTGTAAACCTACTATGCAAATTAATCGGCTTTTTATGGAAAATAATCTCAgtttattgctggaaatttgttaCAAACTGCTCTACTTCGTTGCTAGGAAAATTAGAAATGCAAACTAGTCGTTAGAATTAAATTCTGCAATTTAAAagcagtttgggtatttggtgcaaataagtttaataataggtgtatattgtgcaatagGTTTATAAttaggtgtatttggtgaattataaacacgacttaacggaggactaacggaagatcggtttaggggtatttggtgcaaacttgggaaaaaaaaaggtatatattatgtgattcaaaagacgcgagggtatttggtgcatttttgcaaacctcaggggcatttcatgaaaaaaccgtattaTTATCTTTGTGTTAGTAATTCTAGATATattatagttatcttttatacactatagttatcttttatgtactatagttatcttttatacacTAAGTTACCATTACTTTGTTTTAGTAATTGTATTATATACAATAAatactatagttatcttttatatactatagttatcttttgtATACTATAGATATCTTTTATATcctatagttacctttcatatactatagttaccttttatataGTTATCTTTATATACTATAGATACCTTTTCTTATAATATTTGTTgtacttttaattaaattttcctAATATGTTCCATATTTAAATTTATGTATTTTGTTTTACAAGATTTTCATAGTCAGTGGTTGTTGATGAAGAGAGATTTGGATGTCGTTTCAGCCATCCATGCTGAAGAGCTGTTCAAAATAAAGGCTTCGATGCCGACGCAGAACCATGGCGATGATATTTTGGAAAATTCCACTTATCAAAAGATGGTTGATGAGTTAGTGGAGATTCATCAAATGGTTAAGAATCTACCAAATGGTTGGGATGATATTTTTGGTGAAAGTAACAATCCAGTTGTTACCATTGCCCCTCAACCTTCTGCTGTTGTTCCAACTGAGCCTGCAGGTTTGTGTACTGCTGCTATTGTTGATCCAACAACATCTACCCAAGCATTTGTTAATCCAGTTGAAGTTACCTCTCAAATATATGAAGTTCTTAATTCTTTGGATACCAAATCTAAAACAACTACttaggatgatgatgatgaaatgGAAGAATGTGAGCGCGTGTGGGCTGCATTCCAAAAATGCATCATTAATAATCATGTTGTATCAAAAGTGGATGTCAGTGTCTATGGCATAGAGGAAAACGTGTTGTTCATGTCTACGTTTATGATTGCATTTGAAGATTTAATGAGACATCTTCCAGCATTTGTTCAAGAAGTTGTGGATTTTGCTGCTTTGTCTAATGGAGAGGGTATTTTGAATGAGTAAGTAGaaattttttcatttcataATTTATTGGTTTTCTGTATATGTGTTATAGTAACTTTATATTTGATATAGTATCtttatatttgttatagtaACTTAATATTTGTTATAACTTTATATTTGATATAGTTACCTATTATATACTATAGTTTCTTTGTATACTATAtagttttctttttatattttgtagttaccttttatacattatagttatcttttatatatAGTATTTACCTTTTATACTATATAGTTACCATTTGAATGCTATAGTTACCTCTGTACTTTATAGTAACCTTTCatatactatagttaccttttGTATCCTATAGTTACTCGATActttatagttaccttttatataCTGTAGTATCCTTTTATTtactatagttaccttttatattctattgttactttttatttattatagtaatctTTATAATATTTCTGACATAGttattgtttcttttttatgtttttcagtGATAAAGTTATTGAATACAATCATTTTATTGCGGTAGCAAAAGATGACATGTGGACACTCCCTTCTACATttgatattattttgattcataTTGAAGCATGGGCTTTCTTATTGAATGAAAATGAAAGGAATCCTGCTGGTTGTCCTCAGAAGCTGTTTTTAGGTGGCACATATTGTGtaagttatatttttaataatatagaatgttaattattttaaaaaattttggcctttgtttaatttttcttttaatattCATTTGCAGAAATATGTTGCTGCATTGATTGAGAAACCAGATGATGCAAAAATCTAGTCTGAATTGTCTGTTTGTCTTAATTATGGTGTAAGAGatattaatggaattaaatcgtTGAAAGATTGTAATATGgtatgatttatattttctttatataaccatattattttcttttttttttgtctcctTTCTTGTAGTTGTAAtctgttgtttttcttttttatatagatttttgctcctgttcTAATTGAAGACCCGAAGCATTATTACCTGCTTGTGCTTAGTATGAAAGACAAAAGTGTCTATTTCATTGATAATATGCTTCTTGATCCAAAAGAGTTTGAAGAAAGGAAGAAATCTTTTTCTGTCTTGGTAAGTTTTTTTTATAGCTACCTTATATTTATTGTAGTTACTTTATAAATGTTATAGTTACCCTTATATTAGTCTTAGTTTTTTAGAGGaactatatttttaaaaaggtTACTATTTGTTTAAAACAGgaactatgtttttaaaataattactaTCTTTTTTAATTTAGaaagtaattttaactttaaaacagtaattaTGTCTTATAAATAGTTACTGTCTGATTTAATAGGATACTCTATGTGtactatagttactatattatttgaaaggttactatatgttgtgcaatagttactatactattttacaaatagttatgtgtacaatagttactatatgattccaaaggttactatatgttggtaatagttactatatgattttaatggttactatatgattctaATTGTTACCCTTATATTCCAGTCCTTATTGAATACAAATACTTTGTTTTGTACAgtgttcttcattgaaaaaactATTGAAAGATATggataacattcatcatgaagaTATTAGAAGCTTCACATTTATCCCGGTCGGTGGTGATTGGAAGCGAGGTGCTTATGACAAAGACGGTTGTGTCTATTTGATGATGTTTATGATGGTCTTTCATGGTGTTGAAACTGTACAAGATGGTGTTGGGATTTTTGACTTTGATCCCTTGGCAAATGTAAgtttttatgttaaaattaattaatgttaTTTATATTCTCTCTTCATTCTTTATAGTTATTGTTTTGTtatcatagttactgtttttatTCTAATAGTTGCTTTTCAAATATTTGCAGGAAGATTTCAGGAAGTTTCTCAGGACTTGTATGTGTGGCATCATTGTGTTGTCAAAGTTGAATGTTTGCAAGGATGAATTTCTGAAACAATGGTTGCATTCAGGGAAAACAGGAAACAAGATGTTTTGGATGCCCTAATTAAACAAAGGGAAGAGTTGACTCAGAAATACCTAAATGGCCcttcaaaaattgaaattgtggCAAGAGTTAATTCAGCAAGGAAATCAAAAGATGTTGAAACAGATGATGATGCTGAGCCAAATGTCATTGTTGAAGATAAAGGACGCGACAAAGGCGGGAGACGCACCAGAGGAGGTAGATGCGGTAGGGGACGTGGACGAGGTGCTTCACGtggttaataattattattgGTGGAAAAACAATTTAATTTTTAGTGTTAGTGTGTAGTCAAATTACTTTTTAGAAAGTACAATTAATTCTAATTtcgatatagttactcttagtGATTTTTAATTGTTTGATATATGAGAGTGATTATAACTTCTGCAGTATCTGTGTGATATTGTTCAATTTACTCAGTATAAATATAGTTTCTATTTTAATGAAATAGTTACCTTtataaaaatatagttactcttataAATTTATAAGTCATTTTGATTGCATAAAGAAAGTTAccatattttcaaaatagtaactatattttataaagagttgcTATATGTACAGAAGGGTAACCACTAAATGTGAAGAGTTAGCATATATAAACAGTGAATAATTTTGTGTATAAATcataatagttactatcttaCAGATGTAGTTATCTTTAataagatatagttactctttttttttttgtattttattaCTTGATAAACAGATAGTTACTATAAGTCATTTTGATTGCAtaaaaaagttactatattttcagaatagtaactatattttataaagagttactatatgtaaaGAAGGGTAACCACTAAATGTGAAGAGTTAGCATATATAAACAGTGAATAATTTTGTGTATAAATCATAATAGTTACTATCTCACAGATATAGTTATCTTTAataagatatagttactctatttTTTTGCATTTTATTACTTGATAAATAAAAGTTGTGTTTCTTTCAAAGAGTTACTATAcgttcagaatagtaactatgtaatgTAAAGGAAAACTATGGTATAAACACTCAATAaatttgtgtataaattataagTTACGCATTTACTcaattacatatatatatatatatatatatatatagttaccCTTTacaagatatagttactttctttttgtattttttactTGATAAATAAAAATTGTGTGTTTTACAAAGAGTTACTATAcgttcagaatagtaactatgtaatgTAAAGGAAAACTATAGTATAAACACTCAATAAATTTGTTTAAAAATGTTGAAGTAACTGTATATgataataaaacaaaaatatcactaaaatagttgttctttaggtgtaaataattgaatatttggtgtcttggatccaaattctttgtgtttcttttttcctttctttgatGGCTGCTTGTAACTGTCATATTGACCCTTTATTCTCTTCTTACTCTTTCCTTTAATATTAGCGCGATCAGGATCAAGCACAATTGTTATTTCATAATTAGTTGATTCCCCGTCTTGTGTTTCTCGTTGTGCTTCAGCTTTTGCCTTTTCTTGTTCTGCTATCTTTGCAgcttcttcttttgccttcctttcttcttccttttttatgatttcatcaaCTGCTTTATTATCCGTTTTAAACTTCTCCTCAATAAATTTTCTGGCCTTTGCTATCTTATGCCCTTTCAAAATTAAGTTATAGTATCTGTGATATAAAGTTTAAGTGTTAAATAAATATCAACTGTAATTGTAACTATATGAAAATGAACTAatgtatattgaaaaaattaCCTTCTGATCATATGTAATCTCCAACCAGTAAAATTGTTGATTTCACCTTTCTCCCTTTTTATTGTATCAACCCTTTCCCATATCTGTTTCTTTGCATATCTAGTCCATCTTGTTGTTATGTAACGATCTGGAATTATATTGATTGAATGTAAATGCAATATTCGCAAACAATGAAAGCACAACCATTCAGATTCTTCAAAGTTTTTGCATGTGCAAGTGACGGTTGAATCTTCCATTTTGAATTGAACTTCTTGCCTTGATCCTGTTAGATTA
This sequence is a window from Spinacia oleracea cultivar Varoflay chromosome 1, BTI_SOV_V1, whole genome shotgun sequence. Protein-coding genes within it:
- the LOC130466071 gene encoding protein FAR1-RELATED SEQUENCE 1-like gives rise to the protein MEDSTVTCTCKNFEESEWLCFHCLRILHLHSINIIPDRYITTRWTRYAKKQIWERVDTIKREKGEINNFTGWRLHMIRRYYNLILKGHKIAKARKFIEEKFKTDNKAVDEIIKKEEERKAKEEAAKIAEQEKAKAEAQRETQDGESTNYEITIVLDPDRANIKGKSKKRIKGQYDSYKQPSKKGKKKHKEFGSKTPNIQLFTPKEQLF